Genomic DNA from Nitratidesulfovibrio vulgaris str. Hildenborough:
ATATGCACCTCGATGCACGACGCCACAAGCCCTTCGGCGCGCGCCTTGGCCACCGCCCGTGCGGTGAACGTGGCGACCGCCTCCCGCAGGGGCTCCAAGGTGCGCACCATCTGACCGAACGAACGGGATGAGCGGATGGAACGACGCGGCACGGGCAGGTCGTCATCCGTGAGGCACGGCATTCCCCGCAACTCCTGCTGCGTGCGCCAGCCCGTGACGGTCATGCGCTGCCGCACCCACAGGGGGTCTGCGTCGCGCAGCGCCCGCGCGGTGAGAATGCCACGCCCCCGCAGCATCTCCGCACTCCGGCGCCCCACGCCCCACACATCGCCCACATCCACGCTGGCGAGTACCCTGTCCATGTCCACCGTCTCCGGGGTCAGGTCGAAGACATTCCCATACGCGGAGTCCTGCTTGGAAAGCCTGTTGGCAAGCTTGGCGAGGGTCCGCGTGGGGCCGACGCCCACCGACACGGGAATGCCCACCCATTGCGCCACGCGCTGCCGCAGGGTGCGCCCCACAGCTACGGGGTCGGCGGCAAGTGCCGCAGGCAACGGGATGAACGCCTCGTCGATGGAATAGACCTCGACCCGGGGCACCACCGTCGCCAGTGTGCGCATGACCCGTTGCGAGAGGTCGCCGTACAGGGCGTAATTGGACGAGAACACAGCCACGTCGTGGGCACGCAGCATGTCGCGCACCTTGAACTCCGGTGCCCCCATGGGCACGCCGAGTGCCTTGGCTTCGGCGGAACGCGCGATGACACAGCCGTCGTTGTTGGAAAGCACCACGACCGGACGCCCCTTGAGGTCGGGCCTGAAAAGCCGTTCGCACGAGGCGTAGAAGTTGTTGCAGTCCACCAGCGCCCACAGGACGCCCCCCCGCGGCAGGCGTCGGGCCTCCCCGCGTGATGCGGCCGTCGAGGTTGCCCCTGTGGTCTCGTCTGGCCCGAAGGTTCCGCATGGCTCTTGTGATTCAGGCGGCCCATGCACTGCAGCAGGTGGTTTGAGTGCTTCAGAAGTGCTCACACCGGCACTCCCCGCAATACCGGAGACGCCCCGCTGGGCGTGCGCCATTCGCCATTGTTGCCGCCGACGCCGTAACTCCGCGCACCATCGTGCCCCGCTTCGCATCAACAGACAAGGATGCGGCGAGGGGGCGAGTCGTGTCACAGGGCCCGGTCATCTCAAAGGGCATGGACGACATGCGTCACCACCCCCCACACCTCGACATCCTCGCGACCGGTGATGTCCAGAGGCGGATACGCCGCATTCTCGGGGGCCAGCAGCAGCCTGCCCCCCTCGCGCACCAGTCGCTTCACGGTAAGTTCACCGTCGACTGCCGCGATCACCACCCTTCCGGGACGGGGGTCGAGGGCCCTGTCCACCACCAGCAGGTCGCCGTCATGGACACCCGCGCCCAGCATGGATTCGCCCGATGCCCTGACATAGAAGGTGGCCGCAGGATGCTTCACGATATGGTCGTTGAGGTCGAGGCTGCGGTCGATATAGTCGTCGGCGGGAGACGGGAAACCCGCAGCCACCCGCGAAAGCATGAGAGGACGCGACAGGCGCGGCGGGTCTTTCACAGGCACGGCGCAGGGCACCACGCGGTCTGTGGCCGCATGACCCTGTCCACGGTTGGAAGTCGGTGAGTCGTCGGGGACTGTATGGCGCTTCATCGTCCCATTCTGCGCCTCACGCCCCCCCACTGCAACCTGCCCTCGCAGGACCGGTACGTCTTCCACATGGATACAATCGGAAAGTGTCCGGTAGGCACCCGGGACGAACATCACGAAACGTACCCGTTATCTTTAGGAAGATACGTCACACATCACAGCAGCATGCCCCGCGTCCGGGCCACCGGACACGCCACGAAGCCCCGTGCACATCACCGTGACCAGCGAACGGGGCTTACGCCGTCATCCCGCATCCGGCCCTTGCCCACGACACAGGGTTGAGGCATAGCAGACGCCATGCACGCTTCCCGCCCCAGCCCCCTCTCCGACCGTACGGCCCCTGCGGCCTATGCACCGCCATGCACCGACCCCCGGCCCTTGCTGCTGGTGGCCCTCTGTTACGGCATCCTCGTCTGGCAGGTGGGACCTATGGGGCTTGCAGTCATCGGTATGGGGGTGATGGGGGCACTGGCCCACCCCTTCATACGGCGACGGCGCACACCCGGCATGGTACGTGGGCTTATGCGTTTCTGCGCCTTCTGGGGGCTGCTCAAGTTCGCGCTGGACATGCTCGTCGCAACGCCGGACGTGGCAGACGCCCTTGCCGGGGCCGCACTCCTTTCAGGAAGACTCGCCGTGCTGGGCGGCATCGGCATGGTGCTCACCCTTGCCGTATCGCCCCGCGCGCTGGCACTGGCGCTGGCATGGGCCCTGCGCCCCCTCATGGGTGACGCAGCATGGCGGCCCGCACTGGCACTGGCGCTGATGCTGCATTTCCTGCCCCTGACACAACGCACCGTGACACAAGTGACGCAATGCGCAGCCCGCAGACAGCCGCACGGCGGGTTGCGCCGACGACTGACGCTGGTGCCCGCCGCAATCTTGCGCATTCTCGGCCAACGCACATGGCAGCAGACCGTGGCCTTGGCAGTGCGAGGGCTGGACACCCCTGAGGCATGGCGACCATGCTTCGCGCCCGCATGCAGGGCATGGCTGTGGGCCGTTCTCCTCACCGTCGCAGGATGGGGACTGACGCTACTGCCCGCCTGACGCCTCGCACACCCTGAGAAGTTACCCGCCTCCATGGCTTGCAGCCCGCTCTGGCTGCGGCTATACAGCCCCCACATTTGCAGACACACGTAACGGAACATCCATGATTACCGATCGACTCTCACAGGCCATCGTGGCCCTTCACGAACGCCTTCTCTCATGGGAACACGACGTGGCGCGCGAGAAGGGGCTTACCGTGCCCCAGACCCACACCCTGGGGTGTCTTGCCATGCACGGCCCCCTGCCCATGAAGCAGTTGGCGTCATATATGGGTACGACCACGGGTACGGTCACTGTGCTCATCGACCGACTCGAAGCCAAGGGCTTCGTCGAACGCCACCCCAACGAGCGTGACAAGCGTTCCACACTGGTCAGCCTCACCGCCCTCGGTCAGGACCTGTATGAAGGGCACGCCCGCCGGCACCGGGAGATGACAGCCAGACTCATGGCCCCCCTCGCCCCCGACCAGCGTGCGGCCCTGCTCGACTACCTCGAAACCATAACCCGGCCCGTGTAGGCAAGGTTCGCCGTGAACACCCTCGAATGTCTCGCCGTCGCCGTGGCCCTCGCCATGGACGCCTTCGCAGTGGCCATCGCCACCGGCATCAGGCTACGCGAGGTCTCGCCCCGCCAGACCTTCCGGCTGGCCTTCCATTTCGGCCTCTTTCAGGCACTGATGCCCGTGGCAGGCTGGACTCTGGGCCTGACCGTGCGCGGCTACATCGAACAATGGGACCACTGGCTGGCCTTCGGCCTGCTGCTGTACATCGGGGTGCGCATGATGCGCGAGGCGTTCGAGGAAACGGAAGAGAACGACGACCGCTGCGACCCCACCCGGGGCCTCACGCTGATCATGCTGGCGGTGGCGACGAGCATCGACGCCCTTGCCGTGGGGCTTTCACTTTCGGTACTGGGCATCGACATCGTCACGCCCGCCATCGTCATCGGCGTCGTCTGCCTTCTCTTCACGGCCACCGGGCTTCATCTGGGCAGGATGCTGTCACGGGCCGAAAGCCTCGGCAGACGCGCGGCCCTTGCGGGCGGCGTGGTCCTCATCGGCATAGGGCTTCGCATCCTGTACGAACACGGTGTGTTCGACACGGCGGCGACCCTAGCGCGCAGCGTCCTTGGCTGATGCCCTGTAGCGCGGACAGACGGCGAGGACGGGGCTGGATGTTCTGACGCGAGGCAGCCACCTTCGTCATGGCAAGGCGCATGATGCACCGCATGCGCGGTTGACCCCGGCGCGCTGCCGGGACTGCCGGCCCTTGCGACCACACAGCGGGTATCGCCGCATGACCTCGGGCGACGCCAGCAGCGCAACGACGCGAGAGGTCACGCCTCGCGGCGCAGACAGACGAGATACTCCTGATTGCCCTTGGGGCCCTTGATGGCCGAAGGCACGGTGCCTTCATGCACCAGCCCCAGCGTCTCGCGGCAGTAGGTCAGCACCTTGTCCACGGCCGCCTGCTGCAACCCCTCGTCGCGCACGACACCCCTGTCCGTCTGGTGCGCCCCCACCTCGAACTGCGGCTTGACCAGCGCCACCACGCGCCCGCCGGGCTTCAGCCACTGCATGCACGGTTCCAGCACCAGCGTCAGCGAGATGAACGACACGTCCGCCACCACGATGTCCACCTGTTCGGGGATGAGGTCCGCCGGTGCTGTGCGCAGGTTGGTACGTTCGAGGTTCACCACGCGGGGGTCGGCCTGCATCCTCTCATGCAACTGCCCATGCCCCACATCGACGGCATACACCCGCACCGCGCCGTGCTGCAGCAGGCAGTCGGTGAACCCGCCCGTGGAGGCA
This window encodes:
- a CDS encoding manganese efflux pump MntP, with translation MNTLECLAVAVALAMDAFAVAIATGIRLREVSPRQTFRLAFHFGLFQALMPVAGWTLGLTVRGYIEQWDHWLAFGLLLYIGVRMMREAFEETEENDDRCDPTRGLTLIMLAVATSIDALAVGLSLSVLGIDIVTPAIVIGVVCLLFTATGLHLGRMLSRAESLGRRAALAGGVVLIGIGLRILYEHGVFDTAATLARSVLG
- a CDS encoding MarR family winged helix-turn-helix transcriptional regulator; amino-acid sequence: MITDRLSQAIVALHERLLSWEHDVAREKGLTVPQTHTLGCLAMHGPLPMKQLASYMGTTTGTVTVLIDRLEAKGFVERHPNERDKRSTLVSLTALGQDLYEGHARRHREMTARLMAPLAPDQRAALLDYLETITRPV
- a CDS encoding TlyA family rRNA (cytidine-2'-O)-methyltransferase, which produces MPRKERADQLVHEAGLAESREQAKRMIMAGQVFVLRGPLAAPVAEPVDKPGHKFDLDARFEVRGRERFVSRGAYKLLTAIDYFKFDVTGFVALDAGASTGGFTDCLLQHGAVRVYAVDVGHGQLHERMQADPRVVNLERTNLRTAPADLIPEQVDIVVADVSFISLTLVLEPCMQWLKPGGRVVALVKPQFEVGAHQTDRGVVRDEGLQQAAVDKVLTYCRETLGLVHEGTVPSAIKGPKGNQEYLVCLRREA
- a CDS encoding LexA family protein, with the translated sequence MLSRVAAGFPSPADDYIDRSLDLNDHIVKHPAATFYVRASGESMLGAGVHDGDLLVVDRALDPRPGRVVIAAVDGELTVKRLVREGGRLLLAPENAAYPPLDITGREDVEVWGVVTHVVHAL
- a CDS encoding Y-family DNA polymerase, which encodes MSTSEALKPPAAVHGPPESQEPCGTFGPDETTGATSTAASRGEARRLPRGGVLWALVDCNNFYASCERLFRPDLKGRPVVVLSNNDGCVIARSAEAKALGVPMGAPEFKVRDMLRAHDVAVFSSNYALYGDLSQRVMRTLATVVPRVEVYSIDEAFIPLPAALAADPVAVGRTLRQRVAQWVGIPVSVGVGPTRTLAKLANRLSKQDSAYGNVFDLTPETVDMDRVLASVDVGDVWGVGRRSAEMLRGRGILTARALRDADPLWVRQRMTVTGWRTQQELRGMPCLTDDDLPVPRRSIRSSRSFGQMVRTLEPLREAVATFTARAVAKARAEGLVASCIEVHIRTPRHTERPRYDETTTITLPCPTADTGLCIRHALTGLERIFREGYLYAKAGVTLFGLEPAAGRQGSLLDLLDGSHEHKARRERLMAALDAVNLRHGRGSIRHGAEGDPGAAWHMSQKYRSPRYTTAWEELPEVLCR